The following nucleotide sequence is from Acetivibrio cellulolyticus CD2.
ACTATTTCCGTAACATATTTTATTTCAATCCCATATACCTCCTTCCCAATAATAAAAGTCAGAAATCTGCCCTTTTGAGTGTCCTCTTCCAATTCCTGTAGTTCATCTAATACTTCCGACATTTTCTCCAACCTCCTTGTTATTTATCGTTTTTAACATATATATGCACAATTTTACATACTACCCCTTTGTTGGTTTATCCAATTATCGTGCTTTCATAGTTAGTTTTCATGCTCACGTTTTATTTAAATTCCTTTTTAATACTTATTGAATCATTCGTAAGAAGACTGAGAAATGCTAATTTTGACCTCTTCAACTTTTCTATTCAGAATTGCTTATTCTTTCATATATATTTTTCTCAAATTCAACAGCTTCAAGATCTTTATTGTAGTTTCAAGTTGCAGGATTTTATTAACCTTATATAAAGAATTAACTGAATTTCATATTTTTTATCGGCAGTATTTATAAACTCCTCAATAGATTTATGACAATTCCTAATTTTCCCTCAATGATAACCAAATCTACTTCTATATTGTTTGCATAAATCCGTTCAGCAGCTTTAGAAATTCCCATAATAATATAGATATGGGCGGTTGTAAATCCATCAAAAAAAAGTTAGAATAAACCTATTACGTCATTCATTAGGAGGTCATTTAGATGTTAAAAGGAATTCCAAGTATTATATCTCCGGAATTATTAAAAATATTGTGTGAAATGGGGCATGGTGACTGTATTGTTCTAGCAGATGGTAATTTCCCGGCTGAGTCTGTAGGTAGAGATTCCTTAGTAATTCGTGCCGATGGACATGGTGTCATAGATATTTTGGATGCTGTCTTAAAAGTATTCCCACTTGATACATATGTGGAACAGCCTATCCAGTTGATGCAGGCAGGCCCACAGGATGATCCGATACAACCCATATGGAGTGAAATTGAAACAGTTGTTGCTGCGCATGATGACAGAGCAAAAAGTGCAATTGGTTTTATTGAGAGATTTTCATTTTATGATACAGCCAAGAAGGCATATTGTATTGTTGCAACAGGAGAGAGAGCAATCTACGCCAATGCTATTTTGAAGAAAGGTGTAATTGCACCAGAATAGAAAGGCGCACAACAATTAATAAGAAAGTGGTAGTTCAAAATTAAACTACCACTTTTTGTATTCAACCTGCTAAGGAAATACACAAAAAATTTTACAGCCCTACCGGTAATCCGTTAGCTTTTCTGTTTTTAAGCCCTTCCAAATAACGCTATAACAGCCGTCCAGAAAGAACGAAACCACTCTGTCCAACGAGCGCATGTTGTTAAACAATGTTTCGTTTTACAACTTTTACATGGAGATTCTTGTATGCTCATTACTCGTCATTCTCCTCAAATTCCTCATCAGCTAATTTGGCTACCTTGCTTTTTGATGGTGATTTCTTTTTACGAGTTGATGATTTAGATTTTTTATCTTCCCTATTTCTTAACATAGCCTCATATTCCTGCCGTTCCTGTAATGCTTTAGCCTCAAGCATTGCTTGTTTATCCTTTAATTCTTCAAGCACAGAAACTTCAACTTCGGGATTCTTTAACTTCAGGTACTTTTCAAACACATCAGGATATACGAATTTTTTTATCCCGTACTCCTGCGAAAATTGGATAGAAAGCGTATTCTCTTCCTGACTGATTACTTTTCCTTCTCTATACAAAATATGGCTTACTTGTTCATTTACTATATTCATAATTCTCACCTCAACATTTTATTAAATACGCATTATCGAATTCTTTTACTCTTTCTTCGATATATCCCTTTACGCTTTCTTTTGGTATTTTCAAAGCTACTGCAAGTTCACCGTAGAGCAATTCTTCAGCTTTACGCATGAAACGTTCATCAATTTGACCGAGTTTCTTCCCCTGCTCAGCTACGATAGTCTTTTTTGTGTAGATACTTTTTATCAATTCTACTAAATCGCGGCAGTCATAGGCTTGCAGGTATTCCTGATAATGGTCTTCAACTAATTTTATATTCCTGTTGCAGTATACACTTTCTTTGATTGATGGAATTAAGGATATCAGCTGTTGCACTTCATCAAAAGTAATAATCTTACGCATAAACACATTTGTATCAACCGGGGTAAATATCCTTTCATTACCGTAAACAGCGCTTATTGTATAATATAGTTTGTTTTCATCGATTCCACAAACTCCGGGAGTTCCAATTCCGTCCACTTTGTATACACCATGGTTGCCATAAATAATAAAATCACCAATTTGATACATTATTTTTCTTACTTCTCCTATCTTTCATTTACATTTTGTTCTTTTAAAAAATACTTAGCCCCATATAAAAACATGCAGTTCTGACAACTGGACTTACGTTTATCAAAACTACACGTTGTACTTTAATTTTATCATTTTTTATTTTCTCAATGTAAGTAAAACTTTTTATAATAAAACACTTTTTTTACAGCTAATTAAACTGTGCAAAAAAGCAAAACGGCCGCAATCCACAAAAATCAGACTTTAGCCATTTCAATTATAATTTCTTATAGGGTCAAATAACTTTTATTGTTTCATAGTTGGTATAAATCTTATTAGCATAATTATTTTAGATAATCGCCACAGTCATATGAATTATACTGCCTCTTAAGTTTAATAATTGTAGAACCATCAGGTTGTGAGCTTTCTTCCAAAATTTTATAAAGTACACGCTTTTTATCCATACCTTTTTTAAAGGTGTCTACTTCCTCTTTTAGTTCAAAACGTATTGTCTGCTCTAAACATGCAAATTGAATCCTTTTCATATAATTGACCTCCATTTCTTTTATATTTTTACTTTATCATTTTTAAAAACTTATTCGCAAATGAAAATTTCTTACAATTCAAAAATTTGTGACCTATGCGCATAGTACATTTCGTGCTTTTTGTGAAAATTTACTGTTGCACTTTTGAAGTTTTTTTGAGCATTATATTAGTATTATAAACAGACTCAAAACAATATAACAAATATAAAGGAATTTATTACACACATTGGCAGTGTAGCAGAATTTAAGAAAGTTCTATTTGATTCTGCCGCAAGAGCAGGTTATGGTAGAGTGAAAAAGGTAATGGTAATTGGAGAATGTGCTCATTGGATATGGAATATGGTGCGACACGAGGTCGCACAGATAAATGTTTAGCTACATTAAGTAGTATAAACCTGTTATTCCGTTAACAGTAATCTGACAACGGTGCGTAGGTGGTAACACCTTGGGTTCTAAGCTGTTGTGACAATGCAACCCTTTCTCGAAAGAGAAGAACTGGAATCCGTGAGGAATCTGGAATTCTGCTAGCACTAAAGCGGTTAGGGAGCTAGGTTGTGGATGGTATGGTTAAATTAAATAAACTGCATATAAACGTCGTCAATGTCAAAAAGCTAAAAGTGCTGATAAGCTTTAACCAAAAGGTAAGTAGCTAAGTTAACTCCTTACGTGTTTGGGATTACACGGATGTACAGCTACCGGCGGAATCGCAGAACCTAACCCATCTGAAATATGTTATCTGTGTGAAACGTGGTAAGCCCAAATTTCTCCTGTCAATTGACAGGTAGGCAACCGCAAGGTGAACCGACGGGAATGTGGGTATGGGAGTGTCGAGGAAGCGAAGGCTATCTTGTAATGAGGTAGATAGGGATAAATATCCTGACGTGAAAGCGTGCAGACTTCGACATGGTGCTTGATTACGAGATAAATTGAAGAATTTCTGGAAGAAGGAAAGCAAATGAACGCAATAGCGTGTGCACCTACTGACAACNNNNNNNNNNNNNNNNNNNNNNNNNNNNNNNNNNNNNNNNNNNNNNNNNNNNNNNNNNNNNNNNNNNNNNNNNNNNNNNNNNNNNNNNNNNNNNNNNNNNAACCCTAAAATACAAGGATGGGCAAATCATCACAGACATTAAAGTATCAAAGAAGGCATTTGGTCATGTTGATAATCAGATATTCCTTAAATTATGGCAGTGGTGTGCCAGGAGACATCCAAGAAGGGGCAAGAAGTGGATAAAGAATAGATACTTCCATAGTATAGAGACAAGAAACTGGGTATTTGCAGCAAAGACCGACAAAGGATTGGTAAAGTTAAAAAGAGCTTCTGATACTAAAATATTAAGGCATGTAAAGATAAGAAAAGAAGCAAACCCTTATGATACAGAATGGAAATCATATTTTGAAGAAAGGGAAGGTTACAAACTCTTTGAAAGTATGAGCGGAAGAAATGCCTTAAGAAGAATGTGGAACAGACAAAAAGGATTATGCCCAATATGTGGCGAAAGAGTAGTTGAAAAAGGGACGTGGAGAATGCATAAGGACGAGCAAGCAAACAAGAAATACATAGTGCATTCAAAATGTCATAATAGCCTACATGGTTATATACAAAACCCGATTGAGCTGGCTTACTCATAGAGTTGAGTAAGTTTACAAGTGC
It contains:
- a CDS encoding RbsD/FucU family protein, with protein sequence MLKGIPSIISPELLKILCEMGHGDCIVLADGNFPAESVGRDSLVIRADGHGVIDILDAVLKVFPLDTYVEQPIQLMQAGPQDDPIQPIWSEIETVVAAHDDRAKSAIGFIERFSFYDTAKKAYCIVATGERAIYANAILKKGVIAPE
- a CDS encoding CarD family transcriptional regulator, with the protein product MYQIGDFIIYGNHGVYKVDGIGTPGVCGIDENKLYYTISAVYGNERIFTPVDTNVFMRKIITFDEVQQLISLIPSIKESVYCNRNIKLVEDHYQEYLQAYDCRDLVELIKSIYTKKTIVAEQGKKLGQIDERFMRKAEELLYGELAVALKIPKESVKGYIEERVKEFDNAYLIKC
- a CDS encoding group II intron maturase-specific domain-containing protein, whose translation is TLKYKDGQIITDIKVSKKAFGHVDNQIFLKLWQWCARRHPRRGKKWIKNRYFHSIETRNWVFAAKTDKGLVKLKRASDTKILRHVKIRKEANPYDTEWKSYFEEREGYKLFESMSGRNALRRMWNRQKGLCPICGERVVEKGTWRMHKDEQANKKYIVHSKCHNSLHGYIQNPIELAYS